A DNA window from uncultured Methanoregula sp. contains the following coding sequences:
- a CDS encoding FumA C-terminus/TtdB family hydratase beta subunit, whose translation MSTAPVPLTTPLGEEVLSLRAGDQVELSGIVYTARDEAHLRMQEQGIPFDPKGAVIYHCGPVIADNRVIAAGPTTSARMNELSGFLIDKGVRGLIGKGGMGRTVREQLRERGVYFAFTGGCAALASSHMTLEGVFYEDLGMAEAVWAIRLDRLPLVVGIDSHGSDIFDAARKNAEDAFKNYTKKPCPGR comes from the coding sequence ATGAGCACAGCACCCGTTCCGCTCACAACCCCGCTTGGCGAAGAAGTCCTTTCGCTGCGGGCCGGCGATCAGGTCGAGCTCTCGGGCATTGTCTACACGGCCCGCGACGAGGCTCATCTCCGGATGCAGGAGCAGGGGATCCCGTTCGATCCCAAAGGAGCGGTCATCTACCACTGCGGCCCGGTCATTGCGGACAACCGGGTCATCGCAGCCGGTCCAACAACTTCCGCCCGGATGAACGAACTCTCCGGGTTCCTGATCGACAAAGGCGTGCGGGGCCTCATCGGGAAAGGGGGAATGGGAAGAACGGTGCGGGAACAGCTCCGGGAAAGGGGCGTGTACTTCGCGTTCACCGGCGGGTGTGCAGCGCTCGCCTCCTCGCACATGACCCTGGAGGGAGTCTTTTACGAAGACCTGGGAATGGCCGAGGCGGTCTGGGCAATCCGGCTGGACCGGCTGCCGCTTGTTGTCGGCATCGACTCGCATGGCAGCGATATCTTCGATGCTGCCCGGAAAAATGCAGAAGATGCATTTAAGAATTATACAAAAAAGCCCTGCCCCGGCCGGTAG
- a CDS encoding fumarate hydratase — protein MQTPDPASIHAALADATFRAYREAVIRLPLDVLKVIGDAARTETNPVARGEFANILRNIKTAGELGVPMCQDTGVPVIYLTIPPHIPLTQDLYDAVAAGVRRAVKEVPLRPNVVDPLTRHNSNDNTGEGMPAIHVRPGPKFTVTVLPKGAGAENMSRIAMLLPSQKDQIEKFVVETVYLAGSRPCPPLIIGVGIGGTFDGAAALAKEALLEPVDIMTGLEQEILCAVNRLGIGPMGLGGDFTALAVKVKTAGCHTASLPVAVNIQCWANRHVTVEVRV, from the coding sequence ATGCAGACACCGGACCCCGCCTCCATCCATGCGGCCCTTGCCGACGCAACGTTCCGGGCCTACCGGGAAGCAGTCATCCGCCTCCCGCTGGACGTTTTGAAAGTGATCGGGGATGCAGCCCGCACCGAGACAAACCCGGTTGCCCGGGGCGAGTTTGCCAATATCCTGAGGAACATCAAGACCGCAGGGGAACTCGGCGTGCCGATGTGCCAGGATACCGGTGTCCCGGTCATTTACCTGACAATCCCGCCGCACATCCCGCTCACGCAGGATCTGTACGATGCCGTGGCCGCAGGCGTCCGCAGGGCTGTAAAAGAAGTTCCGCTCCGGCCCAACGTGGTCGATCCCCTCACCCGTCATAATTCGAATGACAACACCGGCGAGGGGATGCCGGCAATCCACGTGAGGCCCGGCCCGAAATTCACGGTTACCGTTCTGCCCAAGGGCGCCGGGGCCGAGAACATGTCGCGGATCGCAATGCTGCTTCCTTCCCAGAAAGACCAGATCGAGAAGTTCGTGGTCGAGACCGTGTACCTGGCCGGTTCCCGTCCCTGCCCCCCGCTCATCATCGGTGTCGGAATTGGCGGCACGTTCGATGGCGCAGCAGCGCTTGCAAAAGAAGCCCTCCTTGAACCGGTCGATATAATGACCGGTCTCGAACAGGAAATCCTCTGCGCCGTCAACCGGCTCGGGATCGGGCCTATGGGTCTTGGCGGGGACTTCACGGCCCTTGCGGTCAAAGTGAAGACAGCCGGCTGCCACACGGCATCGCTGCCGGTTGCCGTCAACATCCAGTGCTGGGCGAACCGGCACGTGACGGTCGAGGTGCGGGTATGA